The Candidatus Poribacteria bacterium sequence CGCAATGTCTGCTCCAACAGTGAGGGCATTGCGCCCTAGTCCTCGAACAATTTCAGCGACTTCCGCCGCTTCATCGGGATGGGTTCGGTAGTTAATTACAATGTCGGCACCGCATGTCGCCATCTCAACCGCACATCCACGCCCAATCCCGCGCGAGGAGCCGGTGATCAAAGCAACCTTGCCATGTAAGTCAACCATATTTTACCCTTTCTCACATACATGGTTGGAAGAGTGGAAGGTGGCAAGGATGGGAACCCAATCTTCCACTATAAAGACCTACGGCAGCTGCCCATTTTCCTCTCTTCCAGTCATCCTTCCTTCCATTCGCCCTATTCTTCCTATTACGTTTCACACCTACAGTTTCCACTCATCACCGAGTATAACTTCCAACTGGTCATGCGGTTTGAAGTAATCGGTTGGGTGATAGTCTTTACCCATATACCCGAATAAGCGTTTCCTGCGAGGCGTCATTCGCTCTAGCACATGCGGTGGCAGTGTTTCGTAGTCATAAGGACGGCTCCACATCTGACCGTAACGGAAGGTGACGCTTTTCCGAATCCGATCCGTTTTATTCGGTCCGACCGAGTGCCATTGCGCCCATGGAAAGATGACGGCATCGCCCGGATCGGCAAGCACTTGGATCGCTCCCTCCGGGATGAATCCGGGTTCAGGGTGTTCAGGAAAAGGCTTTTGCTGACTGCCCGGCACTAGCATGAAATTCGCACTGTCCGGCTTTGATACATCGGTCAGGAAGAATTGAACCTTGAATTGTAGCGGGAGGCTTTGGGGGTGCGGATGGATCTGCTGCAGTGAGGGTCCAGCGTCCGTATGGAAACTGAGTAAGGGATCATCGCTGGGGTGTCGCGTGTAGATCTGTGTTCCCATAATCTGGAGGTAGGGCCCCATCAACGCGAGAATCGTTCCAAAAATGTTGGGGTGATCCGTTAAAACATCCAGCGCATCTGTTCTTTCAATCGCCCGAATGATGGTGAAAGCACCTCGACCAAATCGGGGGGTATCAGGACCATCTGTTTCCCGGACGTAGTCTTCAATAACTGGATCGACTGCGTCCAAAAGTGTACGAACTTCCTCAGGGGAAAGCACCTGTTTCACAATGAGATAACCTTGCTCATCCCAGTTTTTGCGTTGTTCCTCTGTCAAGTATCCGTTTACCATCGTGATTCCTCCTATTGTACGTAGTCAATGAATCTTGAGATCTGCGTCGGTTAACAACATTATAGACGATTTCGTGAGCGAGATCCAGTGGAAATTGATATAGCAAAATGTCGGCACTCTTTTTTGATTGACGCGGGTATATATATCCGTATAATGAGTCCTATTCTAACTTTTGGGAGCAGGTTTGTGCCAACAGAGAAATTTTAGTTGAGGAGATAGCGTATGAGCGACGTACTGTCGGTAGGAGTTATCGGCGCAGGGGGTATTGCCCGATCGCATATGAATGCAATTGAAGCAAACGATAATATCAGCCTAGTTGCGGTTATGGATGTAGACGCTGATCGAGTGGGTGCAGCGGCGGCAGATTTTGGTGCTAGCGCCTATACAAACCTTGAGCCGCTTTTAGATGATGCACGGGTGGAGGCTGTACATGTCTGTACACCTCACTCCTTACACGCCGATCAGGTAGTTGCAGCAGCGGCAGCGGGAAAGCATGTGTTGGTGGAAAAACCTATGGCGTTGACGCTTGCCGATTGTGACCGAATGATTGATGCCTGTGATCGAGCTCGGAAGATTCTGATGGTAGGTCAGGTGATGCGATACTATCCCGTAAACCGTGCAATACAGAAAATGATTGCTGACGGAGAAATCGGGCAGGTGGGACACCTGATACGGCGACGGTACAGCTATTTCAACCCAACACCAGCGGGGAGTGACTCTCGACATTGGTATCTCGATCTGGAAATGGGGGGAATTTGCGTCCTCTACTGCTTTGGGCCACATGAATATGACATCCTGCCCTGGTATCTTAATTCGCCTGTAACGCAGGTCTACGCCCAGGGGTCTGAGAGCACCAATCTGTACCGAGGACAGAAGGACTCCTATACCGCTATGATGACACATGAAAATGGTGCGGTGAGCGTGCTGTCGCAAACTGTTATCTCTCACACCAGCGCCCACGATCAGTACATTGTCGGAAGCGAAGGCTCGATGATGCTAGCAGGCGATAAGTTGACCGTCAATGGACAGGAAAGATCGGTGGATGGGTCGAGCCGAGAAGGTATGCCCAACCAGATCCGGGAGTTTGCGACCTGCTGCCTCGAAAATCGTGAGCCCGACGCAAGTGGACACTCTGTGCGTCATTCGATGGCGGTGATTGAAGCGGCTAAACTGAGTGCTGAACGGAATACGCCGGTACAGATGTCTGACTTTGATAGAGATTAATAACCAATGGTGATAGTTTTCAACTGTTGATACGCTCCCCGTCAGAGACAAAGCGTGAAACGTAAAACGTGAAACGTGAAAATAATCTGTTCATGAATTCATTGGATTGAGCGTTGAGTTTCACTAGATTGGAGCGATTTCGAGCAGCATCCAACACCGCAATCTCAGCGTAATGTGTGGTATTTTTTATCGGTGTTGTTCAACCCAACCTACGCTTAACTCTCGAACGATATGGAAATGACATCTTCACCAACTAGCACCAAAGATTAATAAGTCAGCGCAACTTGCTCACCCCAAAGCGAATTTGAACGAGAGGAAAGGGAATTTCTGTATGCAACCACGTCAACGAAAGTACGGCACTGTAGTTGGGCCTCACCCTAGAACTGCCAACGCTGGTATGAATATCCTGCAATCAGGGGGCAATGCGGTGGATGCTGCTGTTGCGGCTGCCTTCACCGAAGGGGTTGTTGAACCATGCCACAACGGCATAGCGGGTTATGGTGGATGTATGGTCATCTATTTAGCCGATCAGCGAAAAGTTGTCGCCATTGACTACAATACCGTGGCGCCC is a genomic window containing:
- a CDS encoding Gfo/Idh/MocA family oxidoreductase, which codes for MSDVLSVGVIGAGGIARSHMNAIEANDNISLVAVMDVDADRVGAAAADFGASAYTNLEPLLDDARVEAVHVCTPHSLHADQVVAAAAAGKHVLVEKPMALTLADCDRMIDACDRARKILMVGQVMRYYPVNRAIQKMIADGEIGQVGHLIRRRYSYFNPTPAGSDSRHWYLDLEMGGICVLYCFGPHEYDILPWYLNSPVTQVYAQGSESTNLYRGQKDSYTAMMTHENGAVSVLSQTVISHTSAHDQYIVGSEGSMMLAGDKLTVNGQERSVDGSSREGMPNQIREFATCCLENREPDASGHSVRHSMAVIEAAKLSAERNTPVQMSDFDRD
- a CDS encoding phytanoyl-CoA dioxygenase family protein, which gives rise to MVNGYLTEEQRKNWDEQGYLIVKQVLSPEEVRTLLDAVDPVIEDYVRETDGPDTPRFGRGAFTIIRAIERTDALDVLTDHPNIFGTILALMGPYLQIMGTQIYTRHPSDDPLLSFHTDAGPSLQQIHPHPQSLPLQFKVQFFLTDVSKPDSANFMLVPGSQQKPFPEHPEPGFIPEGAIQVLADPGDAVIFPWAQWHSVGPNKTDRIRKSVTFRYGQMWSRPYDYETLPPHVLERMTPRRKRLFGYMGKDYHPTDYFKPHDQLEVILGDEWKL